Genomic window (Trueperaceae bacterium):
GAGCAACGTACCCGGCCTCTACCTCATAGGGTCTGCCGGTCACGGCAACAAGACCTCCGACGTGTTCATCGAGAACGGACTCGTACACGCGAGGAAGGCGATGGACGACATCGTGGGCAAACTGAAGGGAAGCGCCGTGCCCGGCTGAAGCGCTCGCCCTGCGTCGTTCCGTGATGGATCGTGGGCCCGGCGCTCATCCGGGCCCCGAACGGTAGCCGACCGGCTGCTGCTCGCGGTAACGAGCGTGTGCAACTGTATGCTGCCCGCATGACCCAGTACGATTTCCTCCGCGATCTGCTGCAGAGCCCGGGCGTGAGTTCGTTCGAGGGCCTGCCTGCGAAAGTGTGGCGGGACCAGGCTCGCGCTTACGGCGCCGAGGTGGAAACGGACGCCTACGGCAACAGTTTCGCCCGCTTCGGCAAGGGCGGCAGCCCGCGAGTGATGCTGGCGGGCCACGTCGACGAGATAGGCCTGCTCATAACCTACGTCGATGACGCGGGTCTCCTCTACTTCACGGGCGTCGGCATCAACGAGGGCAGCGGCTTGCCGGGCCAGCGGGTGCGTGTCGTGTCCGAAGGGAACGAGTTGCCGGGCGTGATCGGGCGCAAGGCGCCTCACCTGAGTGGTAGCGACGACCGCGGCAAACGGGTGAAGCTCGAAAGCCTCTGGATAGACATCGGGGCCCGCAACAAGGAGGACGCGCTGAAGCGGGTGCAGCCAGGAAGTTTCGCGGTCTTCGAAGCACCGGTGATCGAGCTCGGCGATAACCGCTGGGCTTCGAAGGCGATGGACGACCGAGTAGGAGCTTTCGTGGCGCTAGAGGCGGCGAGGCGTGCCTCTGCCTCGGGAGCCAAGGCCGAGATAGTGGCCGCGGCGACGACGCAGGAGGAGATCTCCGGCGTTGGCGCTAACGTAGCGGCCTACCGGATAGAGCCGGACCTGGCGATCGCGCTCGATCTGACTCACGCCAGCGACGTTCCCGACGTGGACAAGAAGAGTCAGGGTGAGATCGAACTGGGCAAGGGACCGGTGCTCGAGGTGGGCGCCACGGTACACCAGGGGCTGATGCAGCGCCTCCGTGAATGCGCCGAGAAGGAGGGCGTCCCCTACCAGCGCGGTTTCAGCGGTCGCAGGACGGCAACCGACGCCGACGACATCGCCAAGGTCAGAAGCGGCGCACCCACGATCCTCGTGTCGGTGCCCAACCGGTACATGCACTCACCGGTCGAGATCGTCGATCTCAACGACGTGGAGGGCGCCATCAAGCTGCTGGAGCGTTTCATCGTCGAACTGGAGGGCGCCGGCGACCTCTATCCGCGAGACTAGGAGCGCCGGCGGCGCTCATGAAGCTGATCGTCACCCACGAACAACCGGACTTCGATGCGCTGGCCGGCCTGGCTCTGGCCCGCTTGGCCCACCCCGGCGCCGTTGCGGTCCTGGGGGGCGACGTGCCGGACAACGTTCGCGCCTTCCTGCACCTGTACCGCGACGAACTGGAACTGCGCCCTCCGGACGAGGTGGATGCCAGCGACGTAACCGAGCTGATAGTCGTTGACACCAACGATCCGGCCCGACTGGGCGGTTTCCGCGACCTGCTCGGTACCGTTCCGGTGACGGTGTACGACCACCACCCTCGTCACGACGCGGAGATCAGGGCCGCTCACGGCATCCAGGAGCAGGTCGGCGCCACCGCAACGCTGCTTACCCGGCACCTCGAAGCGTCCTCGATCGCCATCCCCCCGCAGATCGCCAGCCTGGCCCTCCTGGCCATCCACGAGGACACTGGCAACCTCTCCTTCGACCTAACCACCGCCGAGGACTACCACGCAGCTACCCTGCTCATGCGCCGGGGCGCCTCCCTGGCGGTCGTCCGGGAGTTCCAGAGCGACTCCAGCGACAGCGACCAGAGGGAACTGCTCGGGGCCGTCCTGGAGCGCGCCCGCATCGTTCAGCTGGGCGGTTTCACCGTCGCCGTATCGGCCTTCGAGTTCCCCCGCTACGTCAGGCAGGCGGTGGGCAGCTGCAATCGGCTGCTAGGCGAGACCAGCAGCGACGCTGCCCTCGTCGTCGTGAAGATGGAGGGCAAGACACTGCTCTTCGCCCGCAGTCTCCGCGGATTCGATGTCGGCGCTGCCCTGACGAGCGAGTTCGGGGGAGGCGGCCACGCCGGCGCAGCCTTCGCCCGGAGCGACCTGGAGCCTCCCGAGGCGGCAGCACGGGCACTCGAAGCGCTCGAGCGGCACATGCCGGCGTCTCTCACGGCCCGCGAGATCATGAACAGCCCGGTTCGGAGCCTGGAGGCGGAGGATACGGTCGCCGAAGCCCAGAGCCAGCTGAGCCGTTTCGGCCACAACGGTGCCCCGGTTGTGAGCGACGGGAAACTGGTTGGCATCATCTCCCGACGCGACCTGGAGCGGGCCCTGCGGCACGACCTGGGCCAGTCGAAGGTGAGCGGGTTCATGAGCAGAGACGTCATCACCGCCACACCTCAGGCCACGCTGATCCAGCTCGAGCGGTTGGTCGAGGCCCACAACATCGGCCGCATCCCGATAGTCGAGGGCGAGGAACTGGTGGGCATAGTCACCCGTAGCGACCTGCTGGCTGCCCACCATCCGCCTCGCGAACCGGCCACAGCTCTGGAGGTGAAGGAGCGCCTGCCCAGTGAGGCCCGAGACGTGATCGAGCGGGCCGCGGCAGAACTGGCCGGTACGGACGAGGAGGCCGCGCTCTACGTAGTGGGCGGCACCGTTCGCGATGCGCTTCTCGGCAGGGCCCTGGTCGACCTCGATCTCGTACTCGAGGGTTTCGCCGCAGAAACTCTGGTAGGCCGCCTGCAACGCAAGCTGGGCGGGAGCATGACCTTCCACGCCTCCTTCGGCACCTCCACCCTCACACTTCCGAGCGGACTGGCCGTGGATGTGGCCGGTGCTCGCGAGGAGTACTATCGCCACCCGGGAGCCCTGCCCCAGGTAACGCCCTCCTCGATACGCAAGGACCTCTCGCGGAGGGACTTCACAATCAACACCATCGCGGTCCGCCTCTTCCCTCTGCCACCGGAGCTGATAGACCCGTTCGACGGGCTGCGGGACCTCGAACGGAAGACCCTTCGCACGCTTCACCCGCTCTCCTTCGACGAGGATCCCACCAGGATCCTGAGGGGAGCGCGATTGGCGGGACGCCTCAATTTCGATCTCGCCGCCTCGGCCCGGAATCAGGCTACCCAAGCCCTTGCGGGTGAGGCGCTGGCGAAGGTAAGCGGCTCCCGCCTGCGAGCCGAACTGGAACTGACGTTGGCCGAGCCGCGGGTCACTCCCGCCCTCGGCATCCTCGACTCGCTGGGGGCCATGCAGAAGGTCTACGGCCTCGAGTTCGACGAATCGCTCACCGGTCGACTCGACGAACTTCGGACGAAGGAGGAGGTTCCCGACATCGCCTACCTGCTGGCCCTCCTGCTGGGCAATACGGCCGGCCGGGCGGCCGCCCATGTCGAGGAGTTCCACTGGCCGAGGAGGCTGCTGGCGAGCCGCGAGAACCTGGTCCGGGCGGCGGAAGAGGACGATGTTTCGGACGAGTGGTTGGAGTCCGCGGACGAAGCTCAACGATCCGTAGCGAAGGCGCTCTCGCCAGCGCTGGCAGCGCGTGTGGAGGCGTTCGAAGAGGCCCCCAGGCGCAGAAAGGTGCGCGGAAGGGACGTGTTAGAGTTGGGCCTGCCCCCCGGACCCGAAGTCGGGGAGATCCTGTCGCAAGTGGCCAGGGCGAGGCAGCACGGCCGGGTCAATTCCTTCGAAGAGGAACTCGAGCTGGCCCGGCGCCGGGTCGAGGAACGACTGCAGCGCCGAGCGCGGGAGTAACGTCATGATCCTCAATTTCTGGAACAACCCGACCATCCTCGTCATCAGCGCCATCGTCATGATCATGGCGCTCATCTTTCACAACATGGTCCAGGCCTGGGTCGCTTCCCGCTACGGCGACAACGGACCAAGGCTGTCGGGCTACATGAACTTCGATCCGCAGCAGCAACTGGAACCGTGGGGCGTGCTGCTCCTGTTCCTGCTAGGCTTCGGCTGGCCGCGAACGATCCCCGTCAACAGCCGTAACTACCGCGGCCGTGGCAAGCAGGAGGCGATGGTCTGGTACAGCGGACCGCTCACCTACCTGGGGGTCGCTACCCTCTGCTACCTGCTCGAGTTGGTCTTCCGTAACATGGGCAGTTTCGAACTCGCCCGAGCGTTCTTCGCTGCGGGCAACTTCGCCGTGCTCCACGCGGCCATCAACATCATCCCCGTCTACCCGCTCGACGGCGCCCGCGCAGCGCTCGCCTGGGGCGGACCTGGTGTGCGGCGATTCATCGGCCAGATCGCGTCCTACGGCATCATCGGCTTCTTCGTGGTCTTCCTGGTGCTCTCCTACACCGGCATAACGGGCTTCATCATCGGCTTCTTCAACAGCATCATCCGCGGCCTGCTGCAACTGATACCCGGGCTCTAGTTGGGGGCGACGCAACGCGACCCAACGCGATCGAACGCCACCGAACTCGACCTACCGCGATCGAACGCCACCGAACTCGACCCAAGGCGACCGAACGCGACCACCGCAAGCTGCGAAGGCTCAGCTCCTGCTCGTCGTAGCCGCCTGCGCACCCCTGGCTGACTCGTCGACCCTGCGTACGTCGACGATCATCTGCACGACCGGGGCGTAGGTCTCGAGCGTCGCCAACAGCTGACCCGAGGGCTCGTACTTGCGGATCGACTGGCCCCCCCGCCTGGCCGCGTAAAGCTGACCCTCGTCATCCACGCCCAGGTCGAGGAGGTTCTCGTTCGAGTCGCCGTGCACGGTGTCAACGTTGTACGACTGGACCAGCTTCCCGTCGGGGCTGACCTTGCGGATCTTGGCCCCTGAGGCGTCGCTGATGAAGAGGTTGCCATCGGCGTCCACGGTCAGGCCGTCGAGGAGCCGCATCCCCGCCTGATCCCCACCCTGCTTGAACGCCCAGCGCGTCTGGTAGGTGCCGTCCGGAGCGAGCCGCTGTACCTGCCGATTGCCGTAGTCGAGAACGTAGACGGCCCCGTCGCCACCCACCACCAGAATTCGCGGGTCGTTGAAGGTACCGCGCCCCTCGCCCCGCCCGCCGAAGCGGGCCAGGAAGTTCCCCTGCGAATCGAAGCGCTGGATGAGGTGGGTCTCGGCGTCCAAGACGTAGAGGGTG
Coding sequences:
- a CDS encoding M42 family metallopeptidase; translated protein: MTQYDFLRDLLQSPGVSSFEGLPAKVWRDQARAYGAEVETDAYGNSFARFGKGGSPRVMLAGHVDEIGLLITYVDDAGLLYFTGVGINEGSGLPGQRVRVVSEGNELPGVIGRKAPHLSGSDDRGKRVKLESLWIDIGARNKEDALKRVQPGSFAVFEAPVIELGDNRWASKAMDDRVGAFVALEAARRASASGAKAEIVAAATTQEEISGVGANVAAYRIEPDLAIALDLTHASDVPDVDKKSQGEIELGKGPVLEVGATVHQGLMQRLRECAEKEGVPYQRGFSGRRTATDADDIAKVRSGAPTILVSVPNRYMHSPVEIVDLNDVEGAIKLLERFIVELEGAGDLYPRD
- a CDS encoding CBS domain-containing protein; translation: MKLIVTHEQPDFDALAGLALARLAHPGAVAVLGGDVPDNVRAFLHLYRDELELRPPDEVDASDVTELIVVDTNDPARLGGFRDLLGTVPVTVYDHHPRHDAEIRAAHGIQEQVGATATLLTRHLEASSIAIPPQIASLALLAIHEDTGNLSFDLTTAEDYHAATLLMRRGASLAVVREFQSDSSDSDQRELLGAVLERARIVQLGGFTVAVSAFEFPRYVRQAVGSCNRLLGETSSDAALVVVKMEGKTLLFARSLRGFDVGAALTSEFGGGGHAGAAFARSDLEPPEAAARALEALERHMPASLTAREIMNSPVRSLEAEDTVAEAQSQLSRFGHNGAPVVSDGKLVGIISRRDLERALRHDLGQSKVSGFMSRDVITATPQATLIQLERLVEAHNIGRIPIVEGEELVGIVTRSDLLAAHHPPREPATALEVKERLPSEARDVIERAAAELAGTDEEAALYVVGGTVRDALLGRALVDLDLVLEGFAAETLVGRLQRKLGGSMTFHASFGTSTLTLPSGLAVDVAGAREEYYRHPGALPQVTPSSIRKDLSRRDFTINTIAVRLFPLPPELIDPFDGLRDLERKTLRTLHPLSFDEDPTRILRGARLAGRLNFDLAASARNQATQALAGEALAKVSGSRLRAELELTLAEPRVTPALGILDSLGAMQKVYGLEFDESLTGRLDELRTKEEVPDIAYLLALLLGNTAGRAAAHVEEFHWPRRLLASRENLVRAAEEDDVSDEWLESADEAQRSVAKALSPALAARVEAFEEAPRRRKVRGRDVLELGLPPGPEVGEILSQVARARQHGRVNSFEEELELARRRVEERLQRRARE
- a CDS encoding site-2 protease family protein; translated protein: MILNFWNNPTILVISAIVMIMALIFHNMVQAWVASRYGDNGPRLSGYMNFDPQQQLEPWGVLLLFLLGFGWPRTIPVNSRNYRGRGKQEAMVWYSGPLTYLGVATLCYLLELVFRNMGSFELARAFFAAGNFAVLHAAINIIPVYPLDGARAALAWGGPGVRRFIGQIASYGIIGFFVVFLVLSYTGITGFIIGFFNSIIRGLLQLIPGL